A part of Desulfomicrobium escambiense DSM 10707 genomic DNA contains:
- a CDS encoding MFS transporter codes for MSWNALFKFRLCVGALAVATLVMTLGFNVLLSVSTLDRLATDSLLSGYRAAGGHLAQSVERGLRFGKPLEQYAGMGEMLRDLQDGTPGILAAEIVDAGGNVLYAVREQGGPGANEDRQARRAHDRNVLGGGTQGGGQQYWAGPRTYRIVVALHHNGVVGGVALEVAASRITAATQGFIRWAVALLALACLVAGATLAAWIGLLTSTPEARSRLGRSLGMTLLVLIGGMQIAYSAAMLSLFDSFLQNAMRDKAALAARFLKRDFEYIVHKGVDVRGLQGGKELLERIVGDHPELSGASLSTPDGVKVASAGKTDDSVPVLEESFDRYWPSRFRQREAVLHLRLYMNQSHLADNVRALGVDLATSMAISLLLLLELARIMGLLSSRMLRAMPDQAHVDGAPLRDSSAQALRTGGFLFFLAYDMGISFIPVLARARYAPLWGLPEQVLVGLPISAEMICAGAALLVAGMVSERFGWRTTFVVGVAAAAMGLFVGGASASLGGLIASRGICGFGFGLVLMAAQIGTLDEEDAGYSLAGVFAGIFAGSICGAAIGALLAERIGFDLVFSVAACLIPVALLILFFGRPRRVSGGLAHAPAHGVAPGGASGEAWNFLRDPRMHVLLGMIGIPAALCLTGFLHYLLPLMLTEVDTSPSDIGRLFMLYGLCFITVGPMLGRWLDRSPRKDLFAMCTGLLSGAALLIFAVSPTLTAAALSVAVIGTAQCLAAPATMMCVIGLASSRRLGRGKTASVYRTLERSGQVLGPVLFGVALVRCSVTWTLVAAGVTVCVLALAFPLCWRISRGRQ; via the coding sequence ATGTCCTGGAACGCCCTTTTCAAGTTTCGCCTGTGCGTAGGGGCCCTGGCGGTGGCGACGCTCGTGATGACCCTGGGCTTCAATGTACTGCTGTCCGTGTCCACCCTGGACCGCTTGGCCACGGACTCCCTGCTGTCCGGATACCGGGCCGCGGGCGGGCACCTGGCCCAAAGCGTCGAGCGCGGACTGCGTTTCGGCAAGCCTCTGGAACAGTATGCGGGCATGGGCGAGATGCTGCGGGATCTGCAGGACGGGACTCCCGGCATACTGGCCGCGGAAATCGTCGATGCCGGGGGGAATGTCCTCTATGCCGTCAGGGAGCAAGGAGGGCCGGGGGCGAATGAGGACCGCCAGGCCCGCCGGGCCCACGACCGAAACGTCCTCGGCGGAGGCACGCAGGGCGGCGGGCAGCAATATTGGGCCGGTCCGCGGACATACCGCATCGTTGTCGCCCTGCATCATAACGGTGTTGTCGGCGGGGTTGCGCTCGAGGTTGCCGCAAGCCGGATCACTGCGGCCACGCAGGGATTCATCCGCTGGGCCGTGGCTCTGCTGGCGCTGGCCTGTCTCGTCGCAGGGGCGACCCTGGCGGCGTGGATCGGCCTGCTGACGAGTACGCCCGAAGCCCGCAGCAGGCTGGGACGGTCTCTGGGGATGACGCTGCTGGTGCTCATCGGGGGCATGCAGATCGCGTATTCCGCGGCCATGCTGTCGCTGTTCGACTCGTTCCTGCAGAACGCCATGCGCGACAAGGCGGCCCTGGCGGCCCGATTCCTCAAGCGCGATTTCGAGTACATCGTCCATAAGGGAGTCGACGTGCGCGGCCTGCAGGGCGGGAAGGAATTGCTGGAGCGGATCGTCGGCGACCATCCCGAACTGAGCGGGGCGTCGCTTTCGACCCCGGACGGCGTGAAGGTGGCTTCGGCCGGGAAAACGGACGACAGCGTCCCGGTTCTGGAGGAATCCTTCGATCGCTACTGGCCGAGTCGTTTTCGGCAGCGCGAGGCGGTGCTGCACCTGCGCCTGTACATGAACCAGAGCCACCTGGCCGACAATGTACGGGCCCTTGGAGTGGACCTGGCCACATCCATGGCCATCAGCCTGCTCCTGCTGCTGGAACTGGCCAGGATCATGGGGCTGCTCTCCTCGCGCATGCTCCGTGCCATGCCGGACCAGGCGCACGTCGATGGCGCCCCTCTCCGGGATTCCTCGGCGCAGGCGCTGCGCACGGGCGGCTTCCTCTTCTTTCTGGCCTACGACATGGGCATCTCGTTCATCCCCGTTCTGGCCCGGGCGCGTTATGCGCCGCTGTGGGGGCTGCCTGAGCAGGTGCTGGTCGGCTTGCCCATTTCTGCGGAGATGATCTGCGCCGGCGCGGCTCTGCTCGTCGCCGGCATGGTTTCCGAACGCTTCGGATGGCGCACGACCTTCGTCGTCGGTGTGGCGGCGGCGGCCATGGGGTTGTTCGTGGGTGGGGCGTCGGCCTCCCTGGGCGGCCTGATCGCCTCGCGCGGGATCTGCGGCTTTGGGTTCGGTCTGGTGCTCATGGCCGCACAGATCGGCACCCTCGACGAGGAGGATGCCGGTTACAGCCTGGCTGGGGTGTTCGCGGGCATATTCGCGGGCAGCATCTGCGGCGCAGCCATCGGCGCGCTGCTGGCCGAGCGCATCGGTTTCGATCTCGTCTTTTCCGTGGCGGCGTGCCTGATCCCTGTCGCGCTGCTGATCCTGTTCTTCGGCCGCCCGCGACGCGTCAGCGGCGGTCTGGCACACGCGCCAGCCCACGGTGTGGCGCCCGGTGGGGCTTCAGGGGAGGCATGGAATTTCCTGCGCGATCCGCGCATGCACGTCCTGCTCGGCATGATCGGCATCCCCGCGGCGCTGTGCCTGACCGGTTTCCTGCATTACCTGCTTCCGCTCATGCTGACCGAGGTCGACACGAGCCCGTCGGACATCGGCCGCCTCTTCATGCTCTACGGCCTGTGCTTCATTACGGTGGGGCCTATGCTGGGGCGATGGCTCGACCGTTCGCCCAGGAAGGATTTGTTCGCCATGTGCACGGGCCTGCTGTCAGGCGCGGCGCTGCTGATCTTCGCGGTTTCGCCGACATTGACGGCGGCCGCGCTCTCGGTCGCCGTCATCGGGACAGCGCAATGCCTGGCCGCCCCTGCGACCATGATGTGCGTGATCGGCCTGGCTTCTTCCCGGAGGCTGGGCCGGGGAAAAACCGCGAGCGTGTACCGTACGCTGGAGCGTTCGGGGCAGGTGCTCGGACCCGTTCTCTTCGGCGTGGCGCTGGTGCGCTGCAGCGTGACCTGGACCTTGGTCGCGGCCGGGGTTACGGTCTGTGTTCTGGCACTGGCCTTTCCCCTGTGCTGGCGAATCAGCCGCGGGCGGCAGTGA
- a CDS encoding formyltransferase family protein yields MKIVICGKHDLAGNLALNRLVNILAPRHEVHVVLSDLVLKAERQNPLAGLLLKHERDLPVANLYPWLDSMFPRGSHAAFQTPAGLAATHGVQVELWGCPRTPQAVEAMLRLAPDLILSCRYDYILPEEMLRIPRLGAYGLHPGQLPQIRGLCGPFQAMRMRHERSGCTLFHIDPEIDNGAIVDIGWTEIDYSRCLLWNFVQTYFAGTETFRRHLPTLEAGQLLPGSLQDKSAQRYFCYPTEAEFDRFLADDGNLVDQQDYLDLLSLYLPHGRQDALMPELERMVTAARG; encoded by the coding sequence TTGAAAATCGTCATCTGCGGCAAGCACGACCTGGCCGGAAATCTGGCCCTGAACAGACTGGTGAACATCCTGGCGCCGCGGCATGAGGTTCATGTCGTCCTGTCCGATCTCGTGCTCAAGGCCGAGCGGCAGAATCCCCTCGCCGGACTGCTGTTGAAGCATGAGCGTGACCTGCCCGTGGCCAACCTTTATCCCTGGCTGGACTCCATGTTTCCCCGCGGAAGTCACGCCGCCTTCCAGACCCCCGCGGGGCTGGCTGCGACCCACGGCGTACAGGTGGAACTGTGGGGCTGCCCGCGCACGCCCCAGGCCGTCGAGGCCATGCTGCGTCTCGCGCCCGACCTCATCCTGTCCTGTCGTTACGACTACATCCTTCCGGAAGAGATGCTCCGGATTCCCCGCCTCGGCGCCTATGGCCTCCATCCCGGGCAGCTACCGCAGATCCGGGGGCTGTGCGGCCCCTTCCAGGCCATGCGGATGCGGCACGAACGCTCGGGGTGCACCCTCTTTCACATCGACCCCGAGATCGACAACGGAGCCATCGTCGACATCGGCTGGACCGAAATCGACTATTCCCGCTGCCTGCTGTGGAACTTCGTGCAGACCTATTTCGCCGGAACGGAAACCTTCCGCCGCCATCTGCCGACGCTTGAAGCCGGACAGCTCCTGCCGGGCTCCCTCCAGGACAAATCCGCGCAGCGGTACTTCTGCTACCCCACCGAAGCGGAATTCGACCGCTTTCTCGCCGATGACGGCAATCTCGTGGACCAGCAGGATTACCTGGACCTTCTCAGCCTGTATCTGCCGCACGGCCGGCAGGACGCCCTCATGCCGGAACTGGAGCGGATGGTCACTGCCGCCCGCGGCTGA
- a CDS encoding 4'-phosphopantetheinyl transferase family protein — translation MRGEHPPDASEIQHRPEPPASREVLVLAADIGILERSHEASLLDLIPKEQALSIRRNRLSLDRQRRILARLLLAFGLGLLDGWDLRTGLDSLRHEPQGRPWIFGSSRPVSISHAGRWAVGGIGPARAANGIGVDAEEIRPMQAEDFRLVFSAREREEIRQAAVPASELIRRWTIKEAVLKAAGTGLLDDPLRIDTSGNGVSNGIRWRHLPLSEGYWLTVAGLPHGVPTRLVTPSRDRLLASLEATAPGAAPGPA, via the coding sequence ATGCGGGGTGAACACCCTCCCGACGCGTCTGAAATCCAGCACCGGCCAGAGCCGCCGGCTTCCCGCGAGGTTCTGGTTCTGGCAGCAGACATAGGCATCCTGGAGCGCAGCCACGAAGCGTCCCTCCTCGACCTCATCCCGAAGGAGCAGGCCCTCTCCATCCGCCGCAACCGTCTGAGCCTGGACCGGCAGCGCCGCATCCTGGCCAGGCTGCTCCTCGCCTTCGGGCTCGGGCTCCTGGACGGCTGGGACTTGCGGACCGGACTGGATTCCCTGCGCCATGAACCGCAGGGACGACCGTGGATTTTCGGCAGTTCCCGCCCGGTCAGCATCAGCCACGCAGGTCGGTGGGCCGTCGGAGGCATCGGCCCGGCCCGCGCCGCAAATGGCATCGGCGTGGATGCGGAGGAAATCAGGCCAATGCAGGCGGAGGACTTCCGTCTCGTATTCTCTGCGCGGGAACGTGAGGAAATCAGGCAGGCAGCCGTTCCCGCCTCGGAGTTGATCCGACGCTGGACGATCAAGGAGGCGGTCCTCAAGGCCGCCGGCACGGGCCTTCTGGATGATCCGCTGCGCATCGACACCTCGGGAAACGGTGTCTCCAACGGCATCCGCTGGCGTCACCTGCCGCTGTCGGAAGGCTATTGGCTGACCGTGGCCGGACTGCCCCACGGCGTCCCGACCAGGCTCGTCACGCCCTCGCGCGACCGGTTGCTGGCGAGCCTGGAGGCGACGGCACCCGGTGCGGCACCGGGTCCGGCCTGA
- a CDS encoding thioesterase II family protein — protein MGIVLMRRYEPEENAETLQVVLPGPTMSGCGPGRFLARTDSAAPLETDAPRTTLFCIPHAGGSATYYAKLKSFPARHVAFQPLEMAGRGRRSREPLATNMDDIVHDLFRHIAPVARTAPYAIFGHSMGALLALLCTMQARAAGLPLPQALFVSACAPPDAMTRKSSAPVSSLSPEHLWRHVEQLGGIPTSIAASAEFRAYLTPILHADFTALDSWRPEPVPPLPVPIAVFLGDQDAVGEPVARGWRKYTTGGFSMHAFRGNHFYLQDHWEALAAHMTQTISGLHHAG, from the coding sequence ATGGGTATCGTTCTGATGCGCAGGTATGAGCCAGAGGAAAACGCGGAGACGCTCCAGGTGGTGCTCCCCGGCCCCACGATGTCCGGCTGCGGCCCGGGCCGGTTCCTTGCAAGGACAGATTCCGCAGCGCCACTCGAAACGGACGCACCGCGGACGACCCTGTTCTGCATCCCCCACGCCGGCGGGAGCGCAACCTACTACGCGAAGCTGAAGAGCTTCCCCGCGCGTCACGTCGCCTTCCAACCCCTGGAGATGGCGGGCAGGGGACGACGCAGCCGGGAGCCCCTGGCGACGAACATGGACGACATCGTACACGATCTCTTCCGCCACATCGCGCCCGTGGCGCGGACCGCACCCTACGCGATTTTCGGACACAGCATGGGCGCACTGCTGGCCCTGCTCTGCACCATGCAGGCGCGCGCGGCCGGCCTGCCGCTGCCGCAGGCCCTCTTTGTCTCGGCCTGCGCGCCGCCCGACGCCATGACGCGCAAATCGTCCGCCCCCGTATCGTCCCTTTCCCCGGAGCATTTGTGGCGGCACGTGGAGCAGCTGGGAGGAATCCCGACGTCCATCGCCGCCTCCGCCGAATTCCGCGCCTACCTCACGCCGATCCTCCACGCGGACTTCACGGCCCTCGACTCGTGGCGTCCCGAACCTGTTCCGCCGCTGCCCGTTCCCATCGCCGTCTTTCTGGGCGACCAGGACGCCGTGGGCGAACCCGTTGCCCGGGGATGGAGAAAATACACGACAGGCGGCTTCTCCATGCACGCCTTTCGCGGCAACCACTTTTATCTCCAGGACCATTGGGAAGCCTTGGCAGCGCACATGACGCAAACCATTTCCGGACTGCACCATGCGGGGTGA
- a CDS encoding KamA family radical SAM protein, with product MLFNNIDWKNIDWIEELKNNIVSINQLQELFPDTAKEEAALREVAQIHPVNIPRYYLSLIDPSDPDDPIRKMCFPCADELIVAGAMGETTQDPYGDDSHDKGHGLLHKYDYTALIVASEYCAMYCRHCFRRRTVGRTRDRSSERFAGAVSYIAQHPEITNVVISGGDPLMLPTSLLRQLLMSLAEIDHLDFVRIGTRVPVTYPLRLFDRELLDLLDEFNERKTLYLPTHFNHSNEISPTATEAVNGLRRRGITVNNQAVLLRGVNDSADSIVHLMRGLLRIGVNPYYLYQCMPVARVRHHFQIPLKRGIEIVDAARQRLDGYGKRFKFIIGHDIGKLEICGMHDGRIVLKQLHGRSGQTELASRIILQDIDENAGWVSF from the coding sequence ATGCTATTCAACAATATTGACTGGAAAAATATCGACTGGATAGAAGAGCTGAAGAATAATATTGTCAGCATAAATCAACTTCAGGAACTTTTCCCCGACACTGCAAAGGAAGAAGCGGCGCTCAGGGAGGTCGCCCAGATTCATCCAGTCAACATACCGCGATACTATCTGAGCTTGATTGACCCCAGCGATCCTGACGATCCCATCCGCAAAATGTGCTTCCCCTGCGCCGACGAGCTTATCGTGGCCGGAGCCATGGGGGAAACCACCCAGGACCCCTACGGGGACGACAGCCACGACAAGGGGCACGGGCTCCTGCACAAATACGACTACACGGCGCTGATCGTGGCATCAGAGTACTGCGCCATGTACTGCCGCCACTGCTTCCGCAGGAGGACCGTCGGGCGGACCCGGGACAGGAGTTCAGAACGCTTCGCCGGCGCCGTCAGCTATATCGCGCAACATCCGGAAATAACCAATGTCGTCATCTCCGGAGGCGACCCGCTGATGCTGCCCACTTCCCTGCTCCGGCAACTGCTGATGTCCCTTGCGGAAATCGACCACCTGGATTTCGTGCGGATCGGAACGCGGGTTCCGGTCACCTATCCGTTGCGCCTTTTCGACAGGGAGCTTCTGGACCTGCTGGACGAATTCAACGAGAGGAAAACTCTCTATCTGCCGACGCACTTCAACCACAGCAACGAAATCTCCCCCACCGCCACCGAGGCGGTCAATGGGCTCAGACGACGCGGGATCACGGTCAACAACCAGGCGGTGCTGCTGCGCGGCGTCAACGATTCCGCGGACAGCATCGTACACCTGATGCGCGGCCTGCTGCGCATCGGCGTCAATCCGTACTATCTGTACCAGTGCATGCCAGTGGCGAGGGTCCGGCACCATTTCCAGATTCCGTTGAAACGGGGGATCGAGATCGTCGACGCGGCCAGGCAGCGGCTCGATGGATACGGAAAGCGCTTCAAATTCATCATCGGTCACGACATCGGCAAGCTCGAAATTTGCGGCATGCATGACGGCAGGATCGTGCTCAAACAGCTGCATGGCCGATCGGGTCAGACCGAACTCGCGTCCCGCATCATCCTGCAGGACATCGATGAAAATGCCGGATGGGTATCGTTCTGA
- a CDS encoding lipid II:glycine glycyltransferase FemX translates to MVDLSSKTTAALLPTDILFQTPYWAQVKSRLGLRPRAFDIATGGPGGDVLVLLKTLGDKTVAIVPQGPEHAPEQEEYGTFIENFSLALARHLEPGVAFIRYDLPWTSPYSDELREGGRTAFPEGRVREMRMNMGTRHWNIRKSFEDLTVASSLVVDIGGSEEAILDGMKPKTRYNIGLAQRKGVTVQTVGREKLPEFYALYCQTARRNGFKQCGYDHFAALFQSLASSPDHSELLFLLARHGRDILAGAIVGISGNAANFLYGASANTKRNLMAPSLMHWTAMRHARERSCTTYEMGAVSPGVDPSHPFYGLYRFKTGFGGRIEYRCGSWDFPLDQDAYREFSNAERLYRSGSNA, encoded by the coding sequence ATGGTGGATCTCTCGTCAAAGACAACGGCCGCACTGCTGCCGACGGACATTCTGTTCCAGACGCCCTACTGGGCGCAGGTCAAGTCCCGCCTCGGTCTGAGGCCCCGCGCCTTCGACATCGCCACGGGCGGGCCGGGAGGCGACGTCCTCGTGCTGCTCAAGACCCTCGGGGACAAAACGGTGGCCATCGTGCCGCAGGGCCCCGAACATGCGCCGGAGCAGGAGGAATACGGGACCTTCATCGAAAACTTCTCCCTGGCCCTGGCCAGGCATCTGGAACCGGGCGTGGCCTTCATCCGCTACGACCTGCCCTGGACCTCCCCCTATTCCGACGAACTGCGAGAGGGCGGACGGACGGCATTCCCGGAGGGCAGGGTGCGCGAGATGCGCATGAACATGGGCACGCGGCACTGGAACATCCGCAAGTCCTTCGAGGACCTGACCGTGGCCAGCTCCCTCGTGGTGGACATCGGCGGAAGCGAGGAAGCCATCCTCGACGGCATGAAGCCCAAGACCCGCTACAACATCGGCCTGGCGCAGCGCAAAGGGGTCACGGTACAGACCGTAGGCCGGGAAAAGCTGCCGGAATTCTACGCCCTGTATTGCCAGACGGCCCGCCGCAACGGTTTCAAACAGTGCGGCTACGACCATTTTGCCGCCCTGTTCCAAAGTCTGGCCTCGTCGCCGGATCATTCGGAGCTGCTTTTTCTGCTCGCCCGGCACGGACGGGACATCCTGGCCGGCGCCATCGTCGGCATCTCCGGCAACGCCGCGAACTTTCTGTACGGCGCGTCGGCCAATACGAAGCGCAACCTCATGGCCCCGAGCCTCATGCACTGGACAGCCATGCGCCATGCCCGCGAACGCAGCTGCACGACCTACGAAATGGGCGCGGTCTCGCCCGGCGTGGACCCGTCCCACCCCTTCTACGGCCTGTACCGCTTCAAGACCGGCTTCGGCGGCCGCATCGAATACCGCTGCGGCTCCTGGGACTTCCCCCTGGATCAGGACGCCTACAGGGAGTTCAGCAACGCCGAGAGATTGTACAGAAGCGGAAGCAATGCATGA
- the rnk gene encoding nucleoside diphosphate kinase regulator has translation MSTKPEIIITTQDAERLEILLDSLSSVAFPAKAGLAEELDRAVRVDPRQVPPTVVTMNSTVRFELQPSGGERCLKLVYPGSRDNDEETVSILAPVGSALLGLSEGDEMPWPRPGGGTLRLVIKEVVDQPERSGNYDL, from the coding sequence ATGAGCACGAAACCCGAAATCATCATTACGACCCAGGACGCCGAGCGCCTGGAGATTCTGCTGGACTCCCTGTCCTCCGTGGCATTCCCGGCCAAGGCCGGACTCGCCGAGGAACTCGACCGCGCCGTCAGAGTGGACCCGAGGCAGGTCCCACCGACGGTGGTGACCATGAATTCCACCGTTCGGTTCGAGTTACAGCCGTCAGGCGGGGAGCGTTGCCTGAAGCTCGTCTACCCCGGCTCGCGCGACAACGACGAGGAGACGGTCTCGATCCTCGCCCCGGTGGGCAGCGCGCTGCTCGGCCTGTCCGAGGGCGACGAGATGCCCTGGCCCCGGCCCGGAGGCGGCACGCTCCGCCTTGTCATCAAGGAGGTCGTGGATCAGCCCGAACGCTCCGGGAACTACGACCTCTAG
- a CDS encoding class I SAM-dependent methyltransferase, with protein MTDFYESNARAYFERTNRIDPSPILEPLLPYLQPGGAILDIGCGSGRDLKWFKARGFDPTGLERSPSLAVLASDHSACPVTMIDLFDYNPPMHYDCILLIGTLVHLPKPEFPRAMSKAKRMLKAGGIMYVSMKAWGGSEEAGDGRVFQLWSDSELRREFDRAELRVLEHTRSRSLLGNRDVWLGYILRADQ; from the coding sequence ATGACCGACTTCTACGAATCCAACGCCCGGGCCTACTTCGAGCGCACCAACCGCATCGACCCATCGCCCATCCTTGAACCGCTGCTGCCCTACCTGCAGCCGGGCGGCGCCATCCTCGACATCGGCTGCGGTTCGGGCCGCGACCTCAAATGGTTCAAGGCGCGAGGCTTCGACCCAACGGGCCTGGAGCGCTCCCCGTCCCTGGCCGTCCTGGCCAGCGACCACTCGGCCTGCCCCGTGACCATGATCGACCTCTTCGACTACAACCCGCCCATGCACTACGACTGCATCCTGCTCATCGGCACCCTGGTCCACCTGCCCAAGCCGGAATTCCCCAGGGCCATGAGCAAGGCCAAGCGCATGCTCAAGGCCGGCGGCATCATGTACGTCAGCATGAAGGCCTGGGGAGGCAGCGAGGAGGCGGGCGACGGACGGGTCTTCCAGCTCTGGTCGGACTCGGAACTGCGCCGCGAGTTCGACAGGGCGGAGCTGCGCGTACTGGAGCACACGCGCAGCCGGTCCCTGCTGGGCAACCGCGACGTCTGGCTTGGGTACATCCTGCGCGCCGATCAATAA
- a CDS encoding AcvB/VirJ family lysyl-phosphatidylglycerol hydrolase, producing MKGLIRLAALLALLLQAVPAPAGGLPAAGPLAFGPFGELILRGRQTDPSMVAIVLSDDSGWDKTEEELARVAGEAGALVAGVDVQRYFANVARENYEPNVSLELESMSKYVQKSLGLPRLTAPLLIGHGAGAGIVYASLVQAPAGTFPAGVSLGFRPELKLTQPFGFGRGLTWTRTAGGVRYEPFAKAELPWTVVQAQNDPVFPESALRGFTDGMKGVRLKILPDATDYADTAMWRDIVREAVEAHVQHEPDLNAGHRGDVDDLPLVEVPAEGQASDTLAVFVTGDGGWAGIDKDIAALLAKSGVGVVGLDSMKYFWTRRTPQGAGADLSRIMRHYLAAWGSKRVVLIGFSLGADALPPMVNNLPPDLRGTVRQISLLAPSRFVELEFHVSDWLHDDEAAQDIALLPEVRKLAPIPLLCLHGQEEESSLCRELGPDEATIVTLPGSHHFNGDYTRVAALILDHLRKF from the coding sequence ATGAAGGGCCTGATCCGCCTCGCCGCGCTTCTGGCGCTTCTGCTCCAGGCCGTGCCGGCTCCAGCCGGAGGGCTCCCGGCCGCAGGGCCACTGGCGTTCGGCCCCTTCGGGGAGCTGATCCTGCGCGGCCGGCAGACGGACCCGTCCATGGTCGCCATCGTGCTCTCCGACGACTCCGGCTGGGACAAAACCGAGGAGGAACTGGCCAGGGTCGCCGGAGAGGCAGGGGCGCTGGTGGCGGGCGTGGACGTGCAGCGCTACTTCGCGAACGTGGCGCGGGAGAACTACGAGCCCAACGTGTCCCTCGAACTCGAATCCATGAGCAAGTACGTGCAGAAGAGCCTGGGCCTGCCCCGGCTCACGGCCCCGCTGCTCATCGGCCACGGCGCCGGGGCGGGCATCGTCTACGCGAGTCTGGTGCAGGCGCCCGCCGGGACGTTCCCCGCCGGCGTGAGCCTCGGCTTCAGGCCGGAGCTGAAACTGACGCAGCCCTTCGGCTTCGGCCGCGGGCTGACCTGGACAAGGACGGCCGGTGGCGTGCGCTACGAGCCCTTCGCCAAGGCGGAACTGCCCTGGACCGTGGTTCAGGCCCAGAACGACCCGGTCTTTCCGGAATCCGCCCTGCGCGGCTTCACGGACGGCATGAAAGGCGTGCGGTTGAAGATTCTGCCCGACGCCACGGATTACGCCGACACGGCCATGTGGCGCGACATCGTCCGGGAGGCCGTGGAAGCCCATGTGCAGCACGAGCCCGACCTGAACGCCGGGCACCGGGGCGACGTCGACGACCTGCCACTGGTGGAGGTGCCCGCCGAGGGCCAGGCCTCGGACACCCTGGCAGTGTTCGTCACGGGCGACGGCGGCTGGGCCGGCATCGACAAGGACATCGCCGCCCTCCTGGCGAAAAGCGGCGTCGGCGTCGTGGGCCTCGACTCCATGAAGTACTTCTGGACCAGGCGCACGCCCCAAGGCGCCGGAGCGGACCTGTCGCGGATCATGCGCCACTACCTCGCGGCCTGGGGCTCGAAGCGGGTCGTCCTCATCGGCTTCTCCCTGGGGGCAGACGCCCTGCCGCCCATGGTCAACAACCTGCCCCCCGACCTGCGCGGCACCGTCCGCCAGATCTCCCTGCTGGCGCCGAGCAGGTTCGTGGAACTGGAGTTCCACGTCTCGGACTGGCTCCACGACGACGAGGCGGCCCAGGACATCGCCCTGCTCCCCGAGGTCCGAAAGCTCGCGCCCATTCCCCTGCTCTGCCTGCACGGACAGGAGGAGGAATCGTCCCTCTGCCGCGAACTGGGCCCGGACGAGGCCACCATCGTCACGCTTCCCGGTTCCCATCACTTCAACGGCGATTACACCCGGGTCGCGGCCCTCATTCTGGATCACCTGCGGAAATTCTGA